The Streptomyces sp. NBC_01689 genome includes a window with the following:
- the ruvB gene encoding Holliday junction branch migration DNA helicase RuvB → MNWDDTTDETAADRLVGASADREDQAVEAALRPKDLDEFIGQEKVREQLDLVLRAARARGATADHVLLSGAPGLGKTTLSMIIAAEMGAPIRITSGPAIQHAGDLAAILSSLQEGEVLFLDEIHRMSRPAEEMLYMAMEDFRVDVIVGKGPGATAIPLELPPFTLVGATTRAGLLPPPLRDRFGFTAHMEFYEPAELQRVIHRSANLLDVEIGADGAAEIAGRSRGTPRIANRLLRRVRDYAQVKADGVITREIAAAALKVYEVDARGLDRLDRGVLEALLKLFGGGPVGLSTLAVAVGEERETVEEVAEPFLVREGLLARTPRGRVATPAAWTHLGLTPPGRTVGGNGQGDLFGA, encoded by the coding sequence ATGAACTGGGACGACACGACCGACGAGACCGCCGCCGACCGGCTCGTCGGCGCGTCCGCCGACCGTGAGGACCAGGCCGTCGAGGCGGCCCTGCGCCCCAAGGACCTGGACGAGTTCATCGGCCAGGAGAAGGTCCGCGAGCAGCTCGACCTCGTGCTGCGCGCCGCCCGCGCCCGCGGCGCCACCGCCGACCACGTGCTGCTCTCCGGCGCCCCCGGCCTCGGCAAGACCACCCTCTCGATGATCATCGCGGCCGAGATGGGCGCCCCGATCCGCATCACCAGCGGCCCCGCCATCCAGCACGCCGGGGACCTCGCCGCCATCCTCTCCTCGCTCCAGGAGGGCGAGGTGCTCTTCCTGGACGAGATCCACCGCATGTCCCGGCCCGCCGAGGAGATGCTCTACATGGCGATGGAGGACTTCCGGGTCGACGTGATCGTCGGCAAGGGCCCGGGAGCCACCGCGATCCCGCTGGAGCTGCCGCCGTTCACCCTGGTCGGCGCCACCACCCGGGCCGGACTGCTGCCGCCGCCGCTGCGCGACCGCTTCGGCTTCACCGCGCACATGGAGTTCTACGAGCCCGCCGAGCTGCAGCGCGTCATCCACCGCTCCGCGAACCTCCTCGACGTCGAGATCGGCGCCGACGGCGCCGCCGAGATCGCCGGGCGTTCCCGCGGCACGCCGCGCATCGCCAACCGCCTGCTGCGCCGGGTCCGGGACTACGCGCAGGTCAAGGCCGACGGCGTCATCACCCGGGAGATCGCCGCCGCCGCCCTCAAGGTCTACGAGGTCGACGCCCGCGGTCTGGACCGCCTCGACCGGGGAGTCCTGGAAGCCCTGCTCAAGCTCTTCGGCGGCGGCCCGGTGGGACTGTCCACGCTCGCGGTCGCCGTGGGGGAGGAGCGGGAGACCGTGGAGGAGGTCGCCGAGCCCTTCCTGGTGCGCGAGGGACTGCTGGCCCGTACGCCCCGTGGCCGCGTCGCCACTCCGGCGGCATGGACCCATCTCGGTCTCACCCCGCCGGGGCGGACGGTGGGGGGAAACGGACAAGGGGACCTGTTCGGGGCGTGA
- the ruvA gene encoding Holliday junction branch migration protein RuvA codes for MIAFVSGPVAALAPDSAVVEVGGIGIAVQCTPGTLAALRMGRPARLATSLVVREDSLTLYGFADDDERGTFELLQTASGVGPRLAQAMLAVHTPDALRRAIATGDEKALTAVPGIGKRGAQKLLLELKDRLGAPLGTGTGTGAPAVTGWREQLHAALIGLGYATREADEAVAAVAPQAEAAEGTPQVGALLKAALQTLNRAR; via the coding sequence ATGATCGCCTTCGTCAGCGGCCCGGTCGCCGCCCTCGCCCCCGACTCAGCGGTGGTGGAGGTCGGCGGCATCGGCATCGCCGTCCAGTGCACGCCCGGCACCCTCGCCGCGCTCCGCATGGGCCGGCCGGCCAGGCTCGCCACCTCCCTGGTCGTCCGCGAGGACTCCCTGACGCTGTACGGCTTCGCGGACGACGACGAGCGCGGGACCTTCGAGCTGCTGCAGACCGCGAGCGGAGTCGGTCCCCGCCTCGCCCAGGCGATGCTCGCCGTGCACACCCCGGACGCCCTGCGCCGGGCGATCGCCACGGGCGACGAGAAGGCGCTCACCGCCGTCCCCGGCATCGGCAAGCGGGGCGCCCAGAAACTCCTGCTGGAGCTCAAGGACCGGCTCGGCGCCCCGCTCGGCACCGGCACCGGAACCGGTGCCCCGGCCGTCACCGGCTGGCGCGAGCAGCTGCACGCCGCGCTGATCGGCCTCGGGTACGCCACCCGCGAGGCCGACGAGGCGGTCGCCGCGGTCGCCCCGCAGGCCGAGGCGGCGGAGGGAACACCCCAGGTGGGCGCGCTCCTGAAGGCCGCCCTGCAGACCCTCAACCGCGCCCGCTGA
- the pdxS gene encoding pyridoxal 5'-phosphate synthase lyase subunit PdxS, which translates to MAEQLKGGVIMDVVTPEQAKIAEDAGAVAVMALERVPADIRKDGGVARMSDPDMIEGIIDAVSIPVMAKSRIGHFVEAQVLQSLGVDYIDESEVLTPADEVNHSDKWAFTTPFVCGATNLGEALRRIAEGAAMIRSKGEAGTGNVVEAVRHLRQIKNEIARLRGYDNNELYAAAKELRAPYEIVKEVAELGKLPVVLFSAGGVATPADAALMRQLGAEGVFVGSGIFKSGDPAKRAAAIVKATTFYDDPKIIADASRNLGEAMVGINCDTLPEAERYANRGW; encoded by the coding sequence ATGGCCGAGCAGCTCAAGGGCGGCGTGATCATGGACGTCGTCACCCCCGAACAGGCGAAGATCGCCGAGGACGCGGGCGCCGTCGCCGTCATGGCCCTGGAGCGGGTCCCGGCCGACATCCGCAAGGACGGCGGCGTGGCCCGGATGTCCGACCCGGACATGATCGAGGGCATCATCGACGCCGTCTCGATCCCGGTGATGGCCAAGTCCCGCATCGGCCACTTCGTCGAGGCCCAGGTCCTGCAGTCCCTCGGCGTCGACTACATCGACGAGTCCGAGGTCCTCACCCCGGCCGACGAGGTCAACCACTCCGACAAGTGGGCGTTCACCACCCCCTTCGTCTGCGGAGCCACCAACCTGGGCGAGGCCCTGCGCCGCATCGCCGAGGGCGCCGCCATGATCCGCTCCAAGGGTGAGGCCGGCACCGGCAACGTCGTCGAGGCCGTCCGCCACCTGCGCCAGATCAAGAACGAGATCGCCCGGCTGCGCGGCTACGACAACAACGAGCTGTACGCCGCCGCCAAGGAACTGCGCGCCCCGTACGAGATCGTCAAGGAGGTCGCCGAGCTCGGCAAGCTCCCGGTCGTCCTGTTCTCCGCCGGTGGTGTCGCCACCCCCGCCGACGCCGCGCTGATGCGCCAGCTCGGCGCCGAGGGCGTCTTCGTCGGCTCCGGCATCTTCAAGTCGGGCGACCCCGCCAAGCGCGCCGCGGCCATCGTGAAGGCCACCACCTTCTACGACGACCCGAAGATCATCGCGGACGCCTCCCGCAACCTGGGCGAGGCCATGGTCGGCATCAACTGCGACACCCTCCCCGAGGCCGAGCGCTACGCCAACCGCGGCTGGTAG
- a CDS encoding YebC/PmpR family DNA-binding transcriptional regulator, giving the protein MSGHSKWATTKHKKAVIDAKRGKLFAKMIKNIEVAARTGGADVSGNPTLFDAIQKAKKSSVPNKNIDSAVKRGAGLEAGGADYETIMYEGYGPNGVAVLIECLTDNRNRAASDVRVAMTRNGGNMADPGSVSYLFNRKGVVIVPKGELTEDDVLGAVLDAGAEEVNDLGDTFEVISEATDLVAVRTALQDAGIDYDSADANFVPTMQVELDEEGARKIFKLIDALEDSDDVQNVFANFDVSDEVMEKVDA; this is encoded by the coding sequence ATGTCCGGCCACTCTAAATGGGCTACGACGAAGCACAAGAAGGCCGTGATCGACGCCAAGCGCGGCAAGCTCTTCGCGAAGATGATCAAGAACATCGAGGTCGCGGCCCGTACGGGCGGCGCCGACGTGTCGGGCAACCCGACGCTCTTCGACGCCATCCAGAAGGCCAAGAAGAGCTCGGTCCCGAACAAGAACATCGACTCGGCCGTCAAGCGCGGCGCCGGCCTCGAAGCCGGTGGCGCCGACTACGAGACGATCATGTACGAGGGCTACGGCCCGAACGGTGTCGCGGTGCTCATCGAGTGCCTCACCGACAACCGCAACCGCGCCGCCTCCGACGTCCGCGTCGCCATGACCCGCAACGGCGGCAACATGGCCGACCCGGGTTCGGTCTCGTACCTCTTCAACCGCAAGGGCGTCGTCATCGTCCCCAAGGGCGAACTGACCGAGGACGACGTCCTGGGCGCGGTGCTCGACGCGGGAGCCGAGGAGGTCAACGACCTCGGTGACACCTTCGAGGTCATCTCCGAGGCGACCGACCTGGTCGCCGTGCGCACCGCCCTGCAGGACGCCGGGATCGACTACGACTCCGCCGACGCCAACTTCGTCCCGACCATGCAGGTCGAGCTGGACGAGGAGGGCGCCCGGAAGATCTTCAAGCTGATCGACGCGCTCGAGGACAGCGACGACGTGCAGAACGTCTTCGCCAACTTCGACGTCAGCGACGAGGTCATGGAGAAGGTCGACGCCTGA
- a CDS encoding glycosyltransferase family 4 protein yields the protein MKIGIVCPYSWDVPGGVQFHIRDLADHLIRLGHEVSVLAPADDETPLPPYVVSAGRAVPVPYNGSVARLNFGFLSAARVRRWLHDGTFDVIHIHEPTSPSLGLLACWAAQGPIVATFHTSNPRSRAMIAAYPILQPALEKISARIAVSEYARRTLVEHLGGDAVVIPNGVDVDFFARAKPRQDWQGDTLGFIGRIDEPRKGLPVLMKAFPKILAERAGTRLLVAGRGDAEEAVESLPVEMRSRVEFLGMVSDEDKARFLRSVDVYVAPNTGGESFGIILVEAMSAGAPVLASDLDAFAQVLDQGAAGELFANEDADALAASAVRLLGDPERRAELRVRGSAHVRRFDWSTVGADILSVYETVTDGAAAVAADERTGLRARFGLARE from the coding sequence ATGAAGATCGGCATCGTCTGCCCGTACTCGTGGGACGTGCCCGGCGGCGTCCAGTTCCACATCCGTGACCTCGCCGACCACCTCATCCGCCTCGGGCACGAGGTCTCCGTCCTCGCCCCGGCGGACGACGAGACGCCGCTGCCGCCGTACGTGGTCTCGGCGGGCCGTGCCGTCCCGGTGCCCTACAACGGTTCCGTGGCGCGCCTGAACTTCGGCTTCCTGTCGGCGGCCCGGGTGCGGCGCTGGCTGCATGACGGCACCTTCGACGTGATCCACATCCACGAGCCGACCTCGCCGTCCCTGGGGCTGCTCGCGTGCTGGGCGGCGCAGGGGCCCATCGTCGCCACCTTCCACACCTCCAACCCGCGCTCCCGGGCGATGATCGCCGCGTACCCGATCCTGCAGCCCGCGCTGGAGAAGATCAGCGCCCGGATCGCGGTGAGCGAGTACGCGCGGCGCACGCTCGTCGAGCACCTGGGCGGCGACGCGGTGGTCATCCCGAACGGCGTCGACGTCGACTTCTTCGCCCGGGCCAAGCCCCGGCAGGACTGGCAGGGCGACACCCTCGGGTTCATCGGCCGCATCGACGAGCCCCGCAAGGGCCTGCCCGTCCTCATGAAGGCCTTCCCGAAGATCCTCGCCGAGCGCGCCGGGACCCGGCTCCTGGTCGCCGGGCGGGGCGACGCGGAGGAGGCCGTCGAGTCGCTGCCCGTCGAGATGCGCTCGCGCGTCGAGTTCCTCGGCATGGTCAGCGACGAGGACAAGGCGCGCTTCCTGCGCAGCGTCGACGTGTACGTGGCACCCAACACCGGCGGGGAGAGCTTCGGGATCATCCTGGTGGAGGCCATGTCCGCGGGCGCCCCGGTGCTCGCCTCCGACCTGGACGCCTTCGCCCAGGTGCTCGACCAGGGCGCGGCCGGCGAACTCTTCGCCAACGAGGACGCGGACGCGCTGGCCGCCTCCGCCGTACGCCTGCTCGGTGACCCCGAGCGCCGCGCCGAACTGCGGGTCCGGGGCAGCGCGCACGTGCGGCGCTTCGACTGGTCCACGGTCGGCGCCGACATCCTGTCCGTGTACGAGACGGTGACGGACGGGGCCGCGGCGGTCGCCGCGGACGAACGGACGGGACTGCGGGCACGGTTCGGACTGGCCCGGGAGTGA
- the yajC gene encoding preprotein translocase subunit YajC produces MSLVTLLPFIVLIGAMFLMTRSAKKKQQQAASMRNEMQPGSGVRTIGGMYATVKEVNEDSVLLDAGPGVDLLFAKNSIGAVLTDDEYNRIVHGIEHDLEADGSVVPDDASSLTETDEPAADAASDASDDKPIDLGKKDAADEPADTKAAEGDAAEPKKTDGESGAK; encoded by the coding sequence GTGAGTCTCGTGACCCTCCTCCCGTTCATCGTGCTCATCGGGGCCATGTTCCTGATGACCCGGTCTGCCAAGAAGAAGCAGCAGCAGGCTGCTTCCATGCGCAACGAGATGCAGCCCGGCTCCGGCGTGCGCACGATCGGTGGCATGTACGCCACGGTCAAGGAGGTCAACGAGGACTCGGTCCTCCTTGACGCGGGCCCCGGCGTGGACCTTCTCTTTGCGAAGAACTCGATCGGCGCCGTCCTCACCGACGACGAGTACAACCGCATCGTGCACGGCATCGAGCACGACCTCGAGGCCGACGGCTCGGTTGTCCCGGACGACGCCTCCTCCCTCACCGAGACCGACGAGCCCGCCGCCGACGCCGCTTCCGACGCCTCCGACGACAAGCCCATCGACCTCGGCAAGAAGGACGCCGCGGACGAGCCCGCCGACACGAAGGCGGCCGAGGGCGACGCAGCAGAGCCGAAGAAGACCGACGGCGAGTCCGGCGCGAAGTAG
- the secF gene encoding protein translocase subunit SecF produces MSKLGTLGARLHRGEIGYDFVGKRKIWYAISILITITAILGLTVRGLNMGIEFQGGAVFTTPKHMSASVTQAETYAQDASGHDAIVQKLGDGSLRIQIAGIDTDKSDQIKDQLSKDLKVDSENINADLVGPSWGDQIANKAWEGLAIFMVLVVIYLAIAFEWRMAVAALVALIHDITITVGIYALVGFEVTPGTVIGLLTILGYSLYDTVVVFDSLKEQTKDITKQTRYTYSEVADRSINGTLVRSINTTVVALLPVAGLLFIGGGVLGAGMLNDISLSLFVGLAAGAYSSIFIATPLVADLKEREPQMKALKKRVLAKRAQAAAKGEPLDAPASAVPLDDDDEPEGAAAAVVGPRNQPASRNRGRGRPSGKRR; encoded by the coding sequence ATGTCGAAACTCGGCACCCTCGGCGCCCGGCTCCACCGCGGTGAGATCGGCTACGACTTCGTCGGCAAGCGCAAGATCTGGTACGCGATCTCGATCCTGATCACCATCACGGCCATCCTCGGTCTGACGGTGCGGGGCCTGAACATGGGCATCGAGTTCCAGGGCGGAGCCGTCTTCACGACGCCGAAGCACATGTCGGCCTCGGTGACCCAGGCCGAGACGTACGCGCAGGACGCCTCCGGGCACGACGCCATCGTCCAGAAGCTCGGCGACGGCAGCCTGCGCATCCAGATCGCGGGCATCGACACCGACAAGTCGGACCAGATCAAGGACCAGCTCTCCAAGGACCTGAAGGTCGACTCGGAGAACATCAACGCGGACCTGGTCGGTCCCAGCTGGGGTGACCAGATCGCCAACAAGGCCTGGGAAGGCCTGGCGATCTTCATGGTCCTCGTCGTGATCTACCTGGCGATCGCCTTCGAGTGGCGCATGGCCGTGGCCGCCCTGGTCGCCCTGATCCACGACATCACCATCACGGTCGGCATCTACGCCCTCGTCGGCTTCGAGGTCACGCCGGGCACCGTGATCGGTCTGCTGACGATCCTCGGTTACTCGCTCTACGACACGGTCGTCGTCTTCGACAGCCTCAAGGAGCAGACGAAGGACATCACCAAGCAGACCCGCTACACGTACAGCGAGGTTGCGGACCGCTCGATCAACGGCACCCTGGTCCGCTCGATCAACACCACGGTCGTCGCGCTGCTGCCCGTCGCGGGTCTGCTGTTCATCGGCGGCGGTGTGCTCGGCGCGGGCATGCTCAACGACATCTCGCTCTCGCTGTTCGTCGGCCTCGCCGCCGGTGCGTACTCCTCGATCTTCATCGCCACGCCGCTCGTCGCCGACCTCAAGGAGCGCGAGCCGCAGATGAAGGCGCTCAAGAAGCGGGTCCTCGCCAAGCGCGCCCAGGCGGCCGCGAAGGGCGAACCCCTGGACGCGCCGGCCTCGGCCGTCCCGCTCGACGACGATGACGAGCCGGAGGGCGCCGCGGCGGCGGTCGTCGGCCCGCGCAACCAGCCCGCGTCCCGCAACCGGGGCCGCGGCCGACCTTCGGGGAAGCGCCGATGA
- the pdxT gene encoding pyridoxal 5'-phosphate synthase glutaminase subunit PdxT, with amino-acid sequence MSTPVIGVLALQGDVREHLIALAAADAVARAVRRPEELAEVDGLVIPGGESTTISKLAHLFGMMEPLRARVREGMPVYGTCAGMIMLADKILDPRSGQETIGGIDMIVRRNAFGRQNESFEAAVEVAGVEGDPVEGVFIRAPWVESVGAQAEVLATHEGHIVAVRQGNALATSFHPELTGDHRVHGLFVDMVRANRTPGS; translated from the coding sequence ATGAGCACCCCCGTCATAGGCGTCCTGGCCCTCCAGGGCGACGTACGGGAGCACCTCATCGCCCTGGCCGCGGCCGACGCCGTGGCCAGGGCGGTACGGCGCCCCGAGGAGCTCGCCGAGGTGGATGGCCTGGTCATCCCCGGCGGCGAGTCCACCACCATCTCCAAACTGGCCCACCTGTTCGGCATGATGGAGCCCCTTCGCGCGCGCGTGCGCGAGGGAATGCCCGTGTACGGGACCTGCGCCGGCATGATCATGCTCGCCGACAAGATCCTCGACCCGCGCTCGGGCCAGGAGACGATCGGCGGCATCGACATGATCGTGCGCCGCAACGCCTTCGGACGGCAGAACGAGTCCTTCGAGGCGGCCGTCGAGGTCGCGGGCGTCGAGGGCGATCCCGTCGAGGGCGTCTTCATCCGCGCCCCCTGGGTCGAGTCCGTGGGCGCGCAGGCCGAGGTGCTGGCCACGCACGAGGGCCACATCGTCGCCGTGCGCCAGGGCAACGCGCTCGCCACCTCGTTCCACCCCGAACTGACCGGGGACCACCGCGTGCACGGCCTGTTCGTCGACATGGTGCGCGCGAACCGGACACCCGGCTCCTAG
- a CDS encoding adenine phosphoribosyltransferase yields MTELTDVSTLLLSRIRDVADYPEPGVVFKDITPLLADPVAFEALTGAFAEIAVRTGATKIVGLEARGFILGAPVAVRAGLGFIPVRKAGKLPGATLAQAYDLEYGSAEIEVHAEDLDAEDRVLVVDDVLATGGTAEASLQLVRRAGAAVAGVAVLMELGFLGGRSRLEPALAGAPLEALLQI; encoded by the coding sequence ATGACCGAGCTGACGGACGTCTCCACGCTGCTGCTCAGCCGTATACGCGACGTGGCCGACTACCCGGAGCCGGGCGTGGTGTTCAAGGACATCACGCCGCTGCTGGCCGACCCGGTGGCCTTCGAGGCGCTCACCGGCGCGTTCGCCGAGATCGCCGTCCGCACGGGTGCGACGAAGATCGTCGGTCTGGAGGCCCGCGGGTTCATCCTCGGGGCCCCGGTCGCCGTCCGCGCGGGCCTCGGCTTCATCCCGGTCCGCAAGGCGGGCAAGCTCCCCGGAGCGACCCTGGCGCAGGCGTACGACCTGGAGTACGGCTCCGCCGAGATCGAGGTGCACGCCGAGGACCTGGACGCGGAGGACCGTGTCCTGGTCGTCGACGACGTCCTCGCCACCGGTGGCACCGCCGAGGCGTCGCTGCAGCTCGTCCGCCGGGCGGGCGCCGCGGTCGCCGGCGTCGCCGTGCTGATGGAGCTCGGCTTCCTCGGCGGCCGGAGCCGTCTGGAGCCCGCTCTCGCGGGCGCTCCGCTGGAGGCACTCCTCCAGATCTGA
- the ruvC gene encoding crossover junction endodeoxyribonuclease RuvC — translation MRVLGVDPGLTRCGVGVVEGVAGRPLTMRGVGVVRTPADAELGLRLVAVEQGIERWLDEYRPEFVAVERVFSQHNVRTVMGTAQASAVAMLCAARRGIPVALHTPSEVKAAVTGSGRADKAQVGAMVTRLLRLDAPPKPADAADALALAICHIWRAPAQNRIQRAAAQNRPQQAVAQNRLQQAAALHAAQAASQAAPHHVSKGRTA, via the coding sequence GTGCGCGTACTGGGTGTCGACCCCGGGTTGACCCGATGCGGTGTCGGCGTGGTCGAGGGAGTCGCCGGCCGGCCCCTCACGATGCGCGGCGTCGGCGTCGTACGCACTCCGGCGGACGCCGAGTTGGGCCTGCGTCTCGTCGCCGTCGAGCAGGGCATCGAGCGGTGGCTCGACGAGTACCGGCCCGAATTCGTCGCCGTGGAGCGGGTGTTCAGCCAGCACAACGTCCGTACGGTGATGGGCACCGCCCAGGCCAGCGCCGTCGCCATGCTCTGCGCGGCCCGGCGTGGCATCCCCGTCGCGCTGCACACCCCGAGCGAGGTCAAGGCCGCCGTCACCGGCAGCGGACGCGCGGACAAGGCCCAGGTCGGAGCGATGGTCACCCGGCTTCTCAGGCTGGACGCCCCGCCGAAGCCCGCCGACGCCGCCGACGCCCTCGCCCTCGCGATCTGTCACATCTGGCGCGCCCCCGCGCAGAACCGGATCCAGCGGGCCGCCGCGCAGAACCGGCCTCAGCAGGCCGTCGCGCAGAACCGACTCCAGCAGGCGGCCGCCCTGCACGCGGCGCAAGCGGCGTCGCAGGCCGCCCCGCACCACGTATCGAAAGGCCGTACCGCATGA
- the secD gene encoding protein translocase subunit SecD codes for MAAPKKGRSASAQSRPGRSLALILIAIVALTGGMFLSGHSTPRLGIDLAGGTSITLEAKNEPGQPNAINKTNMNTAVDIMNRRVNGLGVSEAEVQTQGDRNIIVNIPKGTNSKQAREQVGTTAKLYFRPVLATEVSGGAATASPSPKPSSSDSSKDKASDKATDKATDKATSSSSATPSATATSQGRAVTDGLKADATPSGTASAKSSASAKASASTGTTPSPSGSVDPATAKLQAQYAALDCTDKAVRAKAGDGVKPTDPTVACGKNSSGQWQKYVLGPAEVSGTDIKSAAAVFDTQSAAGWKVTMDFTSGGSKKFADITGKLAKNQSPQNQFAIVLDGEVVSDPYVSQALTGGNAEISGSFTQTEAQDLANMLKYGALPLTFKEASVTTVTAALGGEQLHAGLIAGAIGLGLVIIYLVVYYRGLSIIAIASLMVSAVLTYVIMALLGPAIGFALNLPAVCGAIVAIGITADSFIVFFERIRDEIREGRSLRPAVERAWPRARRTILVSDFVSFLAAAVLFIVTVGKVQGFAFTLGLTTLLDVVVVFLFTKPLMTILARKKFFASGHSWSGLDPKRLGAQPPLRRTRRASAPVDTKEA; via the coding sequence GTGGCAGCACCGAAGAAGGGCCGGAGCGCGAGTGCCCAGAGCAGGCCGGGGCGCTCGCTTGCCCTCATCCTGATCGCCATCGTGGCGCTCACCGGGGGGATGTTCCTCTCCGGGCATTCCACCCCGCGTCTCGGCATCGACCTCGCCGGCGGCACCAGCATCACGCTGGAGGCGAAGAACGAGCCGGGCCAGCCGAACGCGATCAACAAGACCAACATGAACACCGCGGTCGACATCATGAACCGCCGTGTCAATGGTCTTGGTGTCTCCGAGGCAGAGGTCCAGACCCAGGGCGATCGCAACATCATCGTCAACATCCCCAAGGGCACGAACTCCAAGCAGGCCCGGGAGCAGGTCGGCACCACCGCCAAGCTCTACTTCCGCCCGGTGCTGGCCACCGAGGTCTCCGGGGGCGCCGCCACGGCCAGCCCCTCGCCGAAGCCGTCGAGCAGCGACTCCTCGAAGGACAAGGCGAGCGACAAGGCGACCGACAAGGCGACCGACAAGGCGACCTCGTCGAGCTCCGCGACCCCGTCGGCCACGGCCACCTCCCAGGGACGCGCGGTCACCGACGGCCTGAAGGCCGACGCCACACCGTCCGGGACCGCCTCCGCGAAGTCGTCCGCGTCCGCGAAGGCGTCCGCCTCCACGGGCACCACGCCGTCGCCCAGCGGCAGCGTCGACCCCGCGACCGCCAAGCTCCAGGCCCAGTACGCCGCGCTCGACTGCACCGACAAGGCGGTCCGCGCCAAGGCCGGAGACGGCGTCAAGCCCACCGACCCCACCGTGGCCTGTGGCAAGAACTCCTCGGGCCAGTGGCAGAAGTACGTGCTCGGCCCCGCCGAGGTCTCCGGCACGGACATCAAGAGCGCCGCGGCCGTCTTCGACACCCAGAGCGCCGCGGGCTGGAAGGTCACCATGGACTTCACGTCCGGTGGCTCCAAGAAGTTCGCCGACATCACCGGCAAGCTCGCGAAGAACCAGTCCCCGCAGAACCAGTTCGCCATCGTCCTCGACGGTGAGGTCGTCTCCGACCCGTACGTCAGCCAGGCGCTGACCGGCGGCAACGCGGAGATCTCCGGCAGCTTCACGCAGACCGAGGCGCAGGACCTGGCCAACATGCTCAAGTACGGCGCGCTGCCGCTCACCTTCAAGGAGGCGAGCGTCACCACCGTGACGGCGGCCCTCGGCGGCGAGCAGCTGCATGCCGGTCTGATCGCGGGCGCGATCGGCCTGGGCCTGGTCATCATCTACCTGGTGGTCTACTACCGGGGTCTGTCGATCATCGCCATCGCCTCCCTGATGGTCTCCGCCGTCCTCACGTACGTGATCATGGCGTTGCTCGGCCCCGCCATCGGGTTCGCGCTGAACCTCCCCGCGGTCTGCGGCGCGATCGTCGCGATCGGTATCACCGCGGACTCGTTCATCGTGTTCTTCGAACGCATCCGGGACGAGATCCGCGAGGGCCGCAGCCTGCGTCCCGCCGTCGAGCGTGCCTGGCCGCGCGCCCGGCGCACCATCCTGGTCTCCGACTTCGTGTCGTTCCTGGCCGCCGCGGTGCTCTTCATCGTCACCGTCGGCAAGGTCCAGGGCTTCGCGTTCACGCTCGGTCTGACCACCCTGCTCGACGTGGTCGTCGTCTTCCTCTTCACCAAGCCGCTGATGACGATCCTCGCCCGCAAGAAGTTCTTCGCGAGCGGCCACAGCTGGTCCGGACTCGACCCGAAGCGACTGGGCGCCCAGCCGCCGCTGCGCCGCACCCGTCGCGCGTCCGCCCCCGTCGACACGAAGGAGGCGTGA